A region from the Inhella inkyongensis genome encodes:
- a CDS encoding 23S rRNA (adenine(2030)-N(6))-methyltransferase RlmJ has translation MFAYRHAFHAGNHADVLKHLVLVQLLQHLNQKEKGYRVIDTHAGAGAYSLRSEEAHKKLEWLDGIGKIWERKDLPKGVAAYLDQVEAFNGPGVLKNVPGSPSLIRQMLRPQDELHAYEVHPTDLRALEKLMAEHKSVKVHLSDGFASLKAMLPPPTRRGLLLIDPPYELKTDYARTLAAVREALTRFPDCVVAVWIPQLQLLDAQQLPQRLRNAVKGLAKKGWLDAQLTVNPAQGGGFGLMGSHMFVVNPPHTLGTMLAEELPWLAQAMGQFEGAKGSLQAGN, from the coding sequence ATGTTCGCCTACCGCCACGCCTTCCATGCCGGCAACCATGCCGATGTCCTCAAACACCTGGTGTTGGTGCAGCTGCTGCAGCACCTGAACCAGAAGGAGAAGGGCTATCGGGTGATCGACACCCACGCCGGGGCCGGGGCCTACTCTTTGCGCAGCGAAGAGGCGCACAAGAAGCTGGAGTGGCTGGATGGCATTGGCAAGATCTGGGAGCGCAAGGACTTGCCCAAGGGCGTGGCGGCTTACTTGGATCAAGTGGAAGCTTTCAATGGCCCGGGCGTGCTGAAGAACGTGCCGGGCTCGCCCAGCCTGATTCGCCAGATGCTGCGGCCGCAGGACGAGCTGCATGCCTATGAGGTGCACCCCACCGATTTGCGCGCGCTGGAAAAACTGATGGCCGAGCACAAGAGCGTGAAGGTGCATTTGAGCGACGGCTTTGCCTCGCTCAAGGCCATGCTGCCGCCGCCGACGCGGCGCGGCCTGCTCTTGATCGATCCGCCCTACGAGTTGAAGACCGACTACGCCCGCACCCTGGCGGCCGTGCGTGAGGCCTTGACGCGCTTTCCGGACTGCGTGGTCGCGGTGTGGATTCCGCAGCTGCAGTTACTGGACGCGCAGCAGCTGCCGCAACGTCTGCGCAATGCCGTCAAGGGCCTGGCGAAGAAGGGCTGGCTGGATGCGCAGCTCACCGTCAACCCCGCTCAGGGCGGTGGGTTCGGTTTGATGGGCAGCCACATGTTTGTGGTCAACCCCCCGCACACCCTGGGCACGATGCTCGCCGAGGAGCTGCCTTGGCTGGCCCAGGCGATGGGCCAGTTCGAAGGTGCCAAGGGCAGCCTTCAGGCTGGCAATTAA
- a CDS encoding bifunctional acetate--CoA ligase family protein/GNAT family N-acetyltransferase, producing the protein MDNHHPLRPLLAPRSVVLLTGPEGQRTPQADRMLLQLKAQPFEGELTVLDVGRSGTLAELARARADLAVLALPPGELCAGLELAGRIGCRSVLIPGSGLDAALARQLRELAARAGLHLLGPNSSGLQNPRLGLNASSLGPLAPAGGLAVLSQSGALLAALLEGASANGIGFSSVVAIGPYPAVDLAECLMYLASDPHTHSIVVHLEGLEAARPFMSALRLAAHAKPVLVLKTGRRQDGQRAAQTHSGVLAGRDEVFDAALRRAGAVRVNASAELFAAAKCLGALGRSGRPVERGLALVSNGGGPAVLAADWAERVGLRVTALHDLAAEGSAESYREAVRALQQRADTDAVLALHAPLPVSPATDCAQALLALRPELEKPLLVCWMGEGASAEARTQLGAAGIPSFRSPEAAVGALAHVAAYHRNQHLLQQVPAPLSPLPPPDLAGARLLIDTVLAQRRHLLSEMESKALLAAFRIPVTGTLQARSAHEAMMIAAQLGYPVALKLDSHSGVHKSDVDGVLLNLPDALAVRDGFERLLRQVQQAAPGLRDIGVTVQPMAATRHARELHIGLIHEPPFGPVIVFGAGGTMVELIDDCAMELPPLNRFLARQLIERARVAATLGPWRGAPAIQMEALEALLMRVSEMACELPQLREMDINPVLADDQGLVAVDARIVLATEAQAPLQPTYRHLAIRPFPAQLAQGLPLRDGRLCQLRAVQPDDAERLQALVAGLSPESRYNRFAATLTELPPRLLARFTLIDYEREMALLALHREGPEAPEQIAGVARYTTHPDGRSAEFSLLVADGFAGQGLGSRLMEALFAVAREQGLERLDGLVLKHNQAMLKLVRALGFSVEPCEDEPDFRMVRKRL; encoded by the coding sequence ATGGACAACCATCACCCATTGCGTCCCTTGCTGGCACCCCGTTCGGTGGTGCTGCTCACAGGCCCCGAAGGGCAGCGCACGCCTCAGGCCGATCGCATGCTCCTGCAATTGAAGGCTCAGCCGTTCGAGGGCGAGTTGACGGTGCTGGATGTGGGCCGCAGCGGCACCCTGGCCGAGCTGGCGCGCGCGCGCGCCGATCTGGCGGTGCTGGCGCTGCCGCCGGGCGAGCTGTGTGCAGGCCTGGAACTGGCCGGGCGCATTGGCTGCCGCAGTGTGCTGATTCCTGGCAGTGGGCTGGACGCCGCCCTGGCGCGCCAGCTGCGCGAGTTGGCGGCGCGTGCCGGCCTGCACCTGCTGGGGCCCAATAGCAGCGGCCTGCAAAACCCCCGCCTGGGTCTGAATGCCAGCTCTTTGGGGCCGCTGGCGCCGGCGGGTGGATTGGCCGTGCTGTCGCAGTCGGGCGCTTTGCTCGCGGCCTTGCTGGAGGGGGCGAGTGCCAATGGCATTGGTTTTTCCTCGGTGGTGGCCATCGGCCCGTATCCCGCCGTGGACCTGGCCGAATGCCTGATGTACCTGGCCAGTGACCCGCACACCCACAGCATCGTGGTGCATCTGGAGGGGCTGGAGGCCGCACGGCCGTTCATGAGCGCCTTGCGCTTGGCCGCCCATGCCAAGCCGGTGCTGGTGCTCAAGACCGGCCGCCGCCAAGACGGCCAGCGCGCGGCGCAGACCCACAGCGGGGTGCTCGCCGGGCGTGATGAGGTGTTTGATGCAGCGCTGCGGCGCGCTGGGGCGGTGCGAGTCAATGCGTCGGCCGAGCTGTTTGCCGCCGCCAAATGCCTGGGCGCCTTGGGCCGCTCGGGGCGGCCGGTGGAGCGTGGGCTGGCCCTGGTGAGTAATGGTGGCGGGCCGGCTGTGCTGGCGGCTGACTGGGCTGAGCGCGTGGGCCTGCGCGTCACGGCCCTGCACGACCTAGCCGCCGAGGGCAGCGCCGAGTCCTACCGTGAGGCCGTGCGCGCCCTTCAGCAGCGCGCCGACACCGATGCAGTACTGGCCCTGCATGCGCCGTTGCCGGTCAGTCCTGCAACCGATTGCGCCCAGGCCCTGCTGGCCCTGCGCCCCGAATTGGAAAAGCCTCTGCTGGTGTGTTGGATGGGGGAGGGTGCCTCTGCCGAAGCCCGCACCCAGCTCGGGGCGGCTGGTATCCCCAGCTTCCGCAGCCCCGAGGCGGCCGTGGGCGCGCTGGCCCATGTGGCGGCCTATCACCGCAATCAACACTTGCTGCAGCAGGTGCCCGCGCCCTTGTCACCGCTGCCGCCGCCCGACCTGGCCGGCGCGCGCTTGTTGATCGACACGGTGCTGGCGCAGCGGCGCCATCTGCTCAGTGAAATGGAGAGCAAGGCCCTGCTGGCGGCCTTTCGCATACCCGTCACCGGCACCCTGCAGGCTCGCAGCGCGCACGAGGCCATGATGATCGCGGCCCAGCTGGGCTATCCCGTGGCCCTCAAGCTCGATAGCCACAGCGGGGTGCACAAGAGCGATGTGGACGGCGTGTTGCTGAATCTGCCCGACGCCCTGGCCGTGCGCGATGGCTTTGAGCGCCTGCTGCGCCAGGTGCAGCAGGCGGCGCCGGGTCTGCGCGACATCGGCGTGACGGTGCAACCCATGGCCGCCACCCGGCATGCCCGCGAGCTGCATATCGGGCTGATTCACGAGCCGCCCTTCGGTCCGGTGATCGTCTTCGGCGCTGGCGGCACCATGGTCGAACTGATCGACGACTGCGCGATGGAGCTGCCGCCGCTGAACCGCTTTCTGGCCCGCCAATTGATAGAGCGCGCCCGCGTGGCCGCTACCCTGGGGCCCTGGCGCGGCGCGCCGGCCATCCAGATGGAGGCGCTGGAGGCCCTGCTGATGCGGGTGTCCGAGATGGCCTGCGAACTGCCGCAGCTGCGCGAGATGGACATCAACCCGGTGCTGGCCGACGACCAGGGCCTGGTGGCGGTGGACGCGCGCATCGTGCTGGCCACCGAGGCCCAGGCGCCCCTGCAGCCCACCTACCGACACCTCGCCATTCGGCCCTTCCCGGCGCAACTGGCCCAAGGCCTGCCGCTGCGCGATGGGCGCTTGTGCCAGTTGCGTGCCGTCCAGCCTGACGATGCCGAACGGCTGCAGGCCCTGGTCGCAGGCCTTTCGCCCGAGAGTCGCTATAACCGTTTTGCAGCCACCCTCACCGAACTGCCGCCGCGGCTGCTGGCTCGCTTCACCTTGATCGACTACGAGCGCGAGATGGCCCTGCTGGCCCTGCACCGCGAAGGCCCCGAGGCCCCGGAGCAGATTGCCGGCGTGGCGCGCTACACCACGCACCCCGACGGTCGCAGCGCCGAGTTCTCGCTGCTGGTGGCCGACGGCTTCGCGGGTCAGGGGCTGGGCTCGCGCTTGATGGAGGCCCTTTTTGCCGTGGCCCGAGAGCAGGGGCTGGAGCGGCTGGATGGGCTGGTGCTCAAACACAACCAGGCCATGCTCAAGCTGGTGCGGGCCTTGGGCTTCAGTGTGGAGCCCTGTGAGGACGAGCCGGACTTCCGGATGGTGCGCAAGCGGCTCTGA
- a CDS encoding histone deacetylase family protein, with product MLTAYLTHPDCERHQMGADHPECPERLAALRDHLLVKGLLDCMQEHEAPAASDEQLQRVHDRAWLLQLADQVPAEGYARLDADTLINPYTLRAARRAAGAAVRAVDLVLGGQAPNAFCAVRPPGHHAQRAQGAGFCFFNNAAVGVAHALAAHGLLRVALVDFDVHHGDGSEDIFAGDERVLLCSSYQQDLYPFRDSHPPAANVVLAPLAARSGGAAMREAVTQYWLPALARFAPELIVVSAGFDAHREDDMGNLGWSEADYRWLTEQVLAQAQASAGGRIVSCLEGGYALSALARSAAAHLRVLVEA from the coding sequence GTGCTGACGGCCTACCTCACCCATCCCGACTGCGAGCGCCACCAAATGGGCGCCGACCATCCCGAATGCCCCGAGCGGCTTGCGGCCCTGAGGGACCATTTGCTGGTCAAAGGTTTGTTGGACTGCATGCAGGAGCACGAGGCCCCCGCGGCTTCCGATGAGCAGTTGCAGCGCGTGCATGACCGCGCCTGGCTGCTGCAACTGGCCGACCAGGTGCCGGCTGAGGGCTATGCCCGACTGGATGCCGATACCTTGATCAACCCCTACACCCTGCGCGCAGCGCGCCGGGCGGCTGGAGCGGCGGTGCGGGCGGTGGATCTGGTGCTGGGTGGCCAAGCCCCGAATGCTTTTTGTGCCGTGCGTCCCCCTGGGCACCACGCCCAGCGCGCCCAGGGCGCCGGCTTTTGCTTCTTCAACAACGCCGCCGTGGGGGTGGCGCATGCATTGGCGGCCCATGGCCTGCTGCGTGTGGCCCTGGTGGACTTCGATGTGCACCATGGCGACGGCAGCGAGGACATCTTTGCCGGCGATGAGCGGGTGCTGCTGTGCTCCAGCTATCAGCAGGATCTCTACCCATTTCGAGACAGTCATCCGCCGGCGGCCAATGTGGTGCTGGCGCCGTTGGCGGCGCGCAGCGGCGGGGCAGCCATGCGGGAGGCGGTGACGCAATATTGGCTACCGGCGCTGGCGCGCTTTGCGCCTGAGTTGATTGTGGTGTCGGCCGGTTTTGATGCGCATCGGGAGGACGACATGGGCAATCTGGGCTGGAGCGAGGCGGATTACCGTTGGCTCACCGAGCAGGTGCTGGCCCAGGCGCAGGCCAGCGCGGGGGGGCGCATCGTCTCCTGCTTGGAAGGCGGCTATGCGTTGTCCGCGCTGGCGCGCAGCGCAGCCGCCCATTTGCGTGTGCTGGTGGAGGCCTGA
- a CDS encoding c-type cytochrome produces the protein MSRGFTAQAARNIFYGGTVFFSLLFAVIVFDTEQRTPQRSNASELTPAVVRGKHIWETRNCIGCHTLLGEGAYFAPELGNVYTRRGPDFIKAWMKSQPTGAPGRRQMPNFHLNDQQLDDLTEFLKWTSKINTENWPPNVEG, from the coding sequence ATGAGCCGAGGCTTTACCGCCCAAGCCGCCCGCAATATCTTCTATGGCGGGACGGTCTTCTTCTCACTGCTATTCGCAGTGATCGTGTTCGACACCGAACAGCGCACCCCCCAGCGCTCCAACGCCAGCGAACTCACGCCGGCCGTGGTGCGCGGCAAACACATCTGGGAAACGCGCAACTGCATCGGCTGCCACACCCTGCTGGGTGAGGGTGCGTACTTCGCGCCCGAGCTCGGCAATGTGTACACCCGCCGCGGCCCGGACTTCATCAAGGCCTGGATGAAGAGCCAGCCCACCGGTGCACCCGGCCGCCGGCAAATGCCCAACTTCCATTTGAACGACCAGCAACTGGACGATCTGACCGAGTTCCTGAAGTGGACCAGCAAGATCAACACCGAGAACTGGCCGCCCAACGTCGAAGGTTGA
- a CDS encoding cbb3-type cytochrome c oxidase subunit I: MATTQVKYSSQAVSRLYFMGAIALFVGQIVFGVALGLQYLIGDLLFPAIPFNIARMVHTNLLIVWLLMGFMGAAYYMIPEEAETELYSPKLAIILFWTFLVAGALTILGYLLVPYATLAAATGNDVLATMGREFLEQPLPTKLGIVVVALGFLFNVSMTVLKGRKTAITMVLLMGLWGLALLFLFSFVNPSNLVRDKMYWWFVVHLWVEGVWELILGAILAFLLVKTTGVDREIIDKWLYLIITFALITGILGTGHHFYFIGLPGYWQWIGSIFSALEPIPFFMMTLFAFNMVQRRKREHPNQAAMLWTVGCAVMGFLGAGLWGFIHTLSPVNYYTHGSQITAAHGHLAFYGAYVMVVIAMISYAMPILRGREANPQRAQNVEMWSFWIMTIGMAVMVLALTGAGILQIWLQRIPTEGAMGFMQTQDQLRFFYWLRLAGGVGFLIGLLTWLASFFVTAGEDEPQGQLARA; this comes from the coding sequence ATGGCAACGACACAAGTCAAATACTCGTCGCAGGCCGTCTCGCGCCTGTACTTCATGGGAGCGATCGCGCTCTTCGTCGGCCAGATCGTGTTCGGCGTGGCCTTAGGCCTGCAGTACCTGATCGGCGACCTGCTCTTCCCCGCCATCCCCTTCAACATTGCCCGCATGGTGCACACGAATCTGTTGATCGTGTGGCTGCTGATGGGCTTCATGGGGGCGGCCTACTACATGATCCCCGAGGAGGCCGAGACCGAGCTCTACAGCCCGAAGCTGGCCATCATCCTGTTCTGGACCTTCCTGGTCGCCGGGGCGCTCACCATCCTGGGCTATCTGCTGGTGCCCTACGCCACCCTGGCGGCAGCCACCGGCAATGATGTGCTTGCCACCATGGGCCGGGAATTCCTGGAGCAACCCTTGCCGACCAAACTTGGCATCGTCGTGGTGGCGCTGGGCTTCCTGTTCAACGTCAGCATGACGGTGCTCAAGGGCCGCAAGACCGCCATCACCATGGTGCTGCTGATGGGTCTGTGGGGCCTGGCGCTGCTGTTCCTGTTCAGCTTCGTGAACCCCAGCAACCTGGTGCGCGACAAGATGTACTGGTGGTTCGTCGTCCACCTCTGGGTCGAAGGCGTGTGGGAGCTGATCCTGGGTGCCATCCTCGCCTTCCTGCTGGTCAAGACCACCGGCGTGGACCGCGAGATCATCGACAAGTGGCTCTACCTGATCATCACCTTCGCGCTGATCACCGGCATCCTGGGCACCGGCCACCACTTCTACTTCATCGGCCTGCCCGGCTACTGGCAGTGGATCGGTTCGATCTTCAGCGCACTCGAACCCATTCCCTTCTTCATGATGACCCTGTTCGCCTTCAACATGGTGCAGCGTCGCAAGCGTGAGCACCCGAACCAGGCCGCCATGCTGTGGACGGTGGGCTGCGCGGTGATGGGCTTCCTGGGCGCCGGTCTGTGGGGCTTCATCCACACCCTGAGCCCGGTGAACTACTACACCCACGGCAGCCAGATCACCGCGGCCCACGGCCACCTGGCCTTCTACGGCGCCTATGTGATGGTGGTGATCGCGATGATCAGCTACGCCATGCCCATCCTGCGTGGCCGCGAGGCCAACCCGCAACGTGCGCAGAACGTGGAAATGTGGAGCTTCTGGATCATGACCATCGGCATGGCCGTGATGGTGCTGGCCCTGACGGGCGCCGGCATCCTGCAGATCTGGCTGCAACGCATCCCGACCGAAGGCGCGATGGGCTTCATGCAAACCCAGGACCAGCTGCGCTTCTTCTACTGGCTGCGTCTGGCCGGCGGTGTGGGCTTCCTGATCGGTTTGCTGACCTGGCTGGCGAGCTTCTTTGTCACGGCCGGTGAGGACGAACCGCAAGGCCAACTGGCCCGCGCCTGA
- a CDS encoding nitrite reductase yields the protein MSALLAVGVQAQTGAPEMTQAEIETGKKIYFERCAGCHGVLRKGATGKNLEPHWKKTAKDGSTQEGGTLKLGTQRLEKIIGLGTEGGMVNYDDILSKDEINIMARYIQRTPDVPPEFSLKDMEASWKLLVPVDQRPKKQMNKINLKNVFAITLRDTGKLALIDGDTKQIWQVLDTGYAVHISRMSASGRYVYTVGRDGLVTLIDLWYETPTTVATVKLGADARSVDTSKFKGYEDKYLIGGTYWPPQYSIMDGESLKPMKIVSTRGNTVDGEYHPEPRVASIVASMSKPEWVVNVKETGQIMLVDYTDIKNLKTTTIESAKFLHDGGWDMSKRYFLVAANASHKIAAVDTKTGKLAALVDTKKIPHPGRGANFVHPTYGPVWATGHLGDAVITLISTPSEKKEHAKFKAHNWKVVQELKTGGAGNLFVKTHPKSTHLWADMPMNPERENAEAVYVYDLKDLNKAPVKLDVAKDSGLPETKALRRATHPEYNEAGDEVWISLWGGKTDQSAIVIYDDKTLKLKKVITDPRIVTPTGKFNVFNTQHDVY from the coding sequence ATGAGCGCCTTGCTGGCGGTGGGGGTGCAGGCCCAAACGGGCGCCCCCGAAATGACCCAGGCCGAGATCGAGACCGGCAAGAAGATTTACTTCGAGCGCTGTGCCGGCTGCCATGGCGTGCTGCGCAAAGGCGCCACCGGCAAGAACCTGGAGCCGCACTGGAAGAAAACCGCCAAGGATGGCTCGACCCAGGAGGGCGGCACCCTGAAGCTGGGCACCCAGCGCCTGGAAAAGATCATCGGCCTCGGCACCGAGGGCGGCATGGTCAATTACGACGACATCCTGTCCAAGGACGAGATCAACATCATGGCGCGCTACATCCAGCGCACCCCCGATGTGCCGCCCGAGTTCAGCCTGAAAGACATGGAAGCTTCCTGGAAGCTGCTGGTGCCCGTGGACCAGCGCCCCAAGAAGCAGATGAACAAGATCAATCTGAAGAACGTCTTCGCCATCACCCTGCGCGACACCGGCAAGCTGGCGCTGATCGACGGCGACACCAAGCAGATCTGGCAGGTGCTGGACACCGGCTACGCGGTGCACATCTCGCGCATGTCGGCCTCGGGCCGCTATGTCTACACCGTGGGCCGTGACGGCCTGGTGACCCTGATCGACCTCTGGTACGAGACCCCGACCACGGTGGCCACGGTCAAGCTGGGTGCCGACGCCCGCTCGGTGGACACCTCGAAGTTCAAGGGCTATGAGGACAAGTACCTGATCGGCGGCACCTACTGGCCGCCCCAGTACTCGATCATGGACGGCGAGTCGCTCAAACCCATGAAGATCGTCTCGACCCGCGGCAACACGGTGGATGGCGAGTACCACCCCGAGCCACGCGTGGCCTCCATCGTGGCCTCGATGAGCAAGCCCGAATGGGTCGTGAACGTCAAGGAAACCGGGCAAATCATGTTGGTGGACTACACCGACATCAAGAACCTGAAGACCACGACGATCGAGTCCGCCAAGTTCCTGCACGACGGGGGCTGGGACATGAGCAAGCGCTACTTCCTGGTGGCCGCCAATGCCTCGCACAAGATCGCAGCAGTGGACACCAAGACGGGCAAGCTCGCCGCCCTGGTGGACACCAAGAAGATCCCGCACCCGGGCCGTGGTGCCAACTTTGTGCACCCGACCTATGGTCCGGTGTGGGCCACCGGCCACTTGGGCGACGCGGTGATCACCCTGATCTCCACGCCCTCCGAGAAGAAGGAACACGCCAAGTTCAAGGCGCACAACTGGAAGGTCGTGCAAGAGCTGAAGACCGGCGGCGCGGGCAATCTGTTCGTCAAGACGCACCCCAAGTCCACCCATCTGTGGGCCGACATGCCGATGAACCCCGAGCGTGAGAACGCCGAGGCCGTCTATGTGTACGACCTGAAAGATCTGAACAAGGCCCCGGTCAAGCTCGACGTGGCCAAGGACAGCGGACTGCCCGAGACCAAGGCCCTGCGCCGCGCCACCCACCCCGAGTACAACGAGGCGGGCGACGAGGTCTGGATCAGCCTGTGGGGCGGTAAGACCGATCAGAGCGCCATCGTCATCTATGACGACAAGACGCTCAAGCTGAAGAAAGTGATCACCGATCCGCGCATCGTCACGCCGACCGGCAAGTTCAACGTCTTCAACACCCAGCACGACGTCTATTGA
- a CDS encoding NapC/NirT family cytochrome c has translation MSTSDSRPGLLKRLCGGLCQPSRFSLGALLLFGVIAGVVLWGGFNTLLEATNKEAFCISCHEMKDNVYKEYSENTIHYTNRTGVRATCPDCHVPKEWWPKMKRKIQASRELYGKVMGTIDTREKFEAKRLQLAQSEWARMKANDSLECRNCHTLTSMDKEKQKPRAKKSHELAAKNNETCIDCHKGIAHHKPKGMPEDEE, from the coding sequence ATGTCCACCTCCGACTCTCGGCCCGGACTGCTCAAACGCCTGTGCGGCGGGCTGTGCCAGCCCAGCCGCTTCTCTCTCGGTGCGCTGCTGCTGTTCGGCGTGATCGCGGGCGTGGTGCTGTGGGGCGGCTTCAACACCCTGCTGGAAGCCACCAACAAGGAAGCCTTTTGCATCAGTTGTCATGAGATGAAGGACAACGTGTACAAGGAATATTCCGAGAACACCATTCACTACACCAACCGAACCGGTGTACGCGCCACCTGCCCGGACTGCCATGTCCCCAAGGAATGGTGGCCCAAGATGAAACGCAAGATCCAGGCCTCGCGTGAGCTTTACGGCAAGGTCATGGGCACCATCGACACACGCGAGAAGTTCGAGGCCAAGCGCCTGCAACTGGCGCAAAGCGAGTGGGCGCGCATGAAGGCCAACGACTCGCTGGAATGCCGCAACTGCCACACCCTGACCAGCATGGACAAGGAAAAGCAGAAGCCGCGCGCCAAGAAGAGCCACGAGCTGGCCGCCAAGAACAACGAGACCTGCATCGACTGCCACAAGGGCATCGCCCACCACAAACCCAAGGGCATGCCCGAGGACGAGGAATAA
- a CDS encoding ethylbenzene dehydrogenase-related protein has translation MNKLNAIAAALLVSTGAAHAAAPDWSKVPAAKFTVFYPGASPIEWITKGSEHGGARALKKGESCASCHHEETADMGKKMASGQKNEPKPIKGKAPAIPVAVQAAHDGANLYLRFSWKQPAGGAEKMDKDNAVKLAVMLEDNKITRANLSGCWETCHGDSRTMPEGKDDKKTKYVADANLAGGKFYDLIQWTSKGGKFDGHVADKRVMEGGKALVDAKGEKKGDEWVVVFTRKLSGGEGDIALAPGKTVNFGFAIHDDHAAGRFHQVSLGYTLGLDAKADLTANKQ, from the coding sequence ATGAACAAACTCAACGCCATCGCCGCCGCCCTGCTGGTTTCCACGGGTGCAGCCCATGCCGCCGCGCCAGATTGGAGCAAGGTCCCCGCCGCCAAGTTCACCGTCTTCTACCCGGGCGCCTCGCCGATCGAGTGGATCACCAAGGGCAGCGAGCACGGCGGCGCCCGTGCCCTCAAGAAAGGTGAGAGCTGCGCCAGCTGCCACCACGAAGAAACGGCCGACATGGGCAAGAAGATGGCCAGCGGCCAGAAGAACGAGCCCAAGCCCATCAAGGGCAAGGCGCCGGCCATTCCCGTTGCCGTGCAGGCCGCGCATGACGGCGCCAACCTCTATCTGCGCTTCAGCTGGAAGCAGCCCGCGGGCGGCGCCGAGAAGATGGACAAGGACAACGCCGTCAAACTGGCCGTGATGCTGGAGGACAACAAGATCACCCGCGCCAACCTGAGTGGCTGCTGGGAGACCTGCCACGGCGACAGCCGCACCATGCCCGAGGGCAAGGACGACAAGAAGACCAAGTACGTGGCCGACGCCAACCTGGCCGGCGGCAAGTTCTACGACCTGATCCAGTGGACCAGCAAGGGCGGCAAGTTCGACGGCCATGTGGCCGACAAGCGCGTGATGGAAGGCGGCAAGGCCCTGGTGGATGCCAAGGGCGAGAAGAAGGGCGACGAGTGGGTCGTGGTCTTCACGCGCAAGCTCAGTGGGGGCGAAGGCGATATCGCGCTGGCTCCGGGCAAGACCGTGAACTTCGGTTTTGCCATCCACGACGACCACGCCGCCGGCCGCTTCCACCAGGTCTCGCTGGGCTACACCCTCGGTCTGGACGCCAAGGCCGACCTGACCGCGAACAAGCAGTAA
- a CDS encoding plastocyanin/azurin family copper-binding protein, which yields MQRRPFFGLLALPVSAAALLAPRVGAQSRAPHEVTISGMQFMPAELQVQSGETVRWTNQEKRTSHSLLFADQPESERLLPGEHWERRFDQAGDYPYVCGPHPDMKGRILVR from the coding sequence ATGCAGCGCCGCCCCTTCTTCGGTTTACTGGCCTTGCCGGTTTCGGCGGCGGCGCTGCTGGCACCTCGCGTGGGGGCACAGTCCCGCGCTCCCCACGAGGTCACCATCTCGGGCATGCAGTTCATGCCCGCTGAGTTGCAGGTGCAAAGCGGCGAAACGGTGCGCTGGACCAACCAAGAAAAGCGCACCAGCCATTCGCTGCTGTTCGCCGACCAGCCCGAGAGCGAGCGGCTGCTGCCCGGCGAGCACTGGGAGCGCCGATTCGACCAGGCCGGAGACTACCCCTATGTGTGCGGTCCGCATCCGGACATGAAGGGCCGCATCCTCGTGCGTTGA
- a CDS encoding substrate-binding periplasmic protein, whose amino-acid sequence MGRHLFIVIALLLCGHALPSAAATLPTFSFCDDANEWPPYTQYRREGGQRTQELTGFTVELLRLLGQRLGFEPRIDMLPWKRCQEAVRQGERIGLLNAIRTPERERDYLISPVIYETRLLVLWRRSQFPQGLTLRTQTDLLPLRIGALHGYSYSQLDAVPSDRLIRAPNYGSLLQMLKLQRVDVALINEGVLLGLAAQEQLPADWDRELVRGEIADRLPSRFHLMLSRKHPQADALHQSITQELQQMQRSGELARLRTQWLDSLP is encoded by the coding sequence ATGGGTCGGCATTTGTTCATCGTTATCGCACTCCTGCTGTGTGGGCATGCTCTGCCCAGCGCGGCCGCCACCTTGCCGACGTTTAGCTTTTGTGACGACGCCAATGAGTGGCCCCCCTACACCCAGTACCGCCGCGAGGGTGGCCAGCGCACCCAGGAACTGACCGGCTTCACGGTCGAACTGCTGCGCCTGCTGGGCCAGCGCCTGGGCTTTGAACCCCGCATCGACATGCTGCCCTGGAAACGCTGCCAAGAGGCCGTGCGCCAGGGCGAGCGGATCGGGTTGCTCAATGCCATCCGCACCCCCGAGCGCGAACGTGATTACCTGATCAGCCCGGTGATCTACGAGACCCGCCTGCTGGTGCTGTGGCGGCGCAGCCAGTTTCCGCAGGGCCTGACGCTGCGCACCCAGACCGATCTGCTGCCCCTGCGCATTGGGGCACTGCACGGCTACAGCTATTCGCAGTTGGACGCCGTGCCCAGTGATCGGCTGATCCGTGCCCCCAACTACGGCTCGCTTCTGCAGATGCTGAAGTTGCAACGCGTGGATGTGGCCCTGATCAACGAAGGCGTGCTGCTCGGACTGGCCGCCCAAGAGCAGCTGCCAGCCGACTGGGATCGCGAACTGGTGCGCGGTGAGATTGCCGATCGCCTGCCCAGTCGCTTTCACCTCATGCTCAGCCGCAAGCATCCCCAAGCCGACGCACTGCACCAGTCCATCACGCAGGAGTTGCAGCAAATGCAGCGCTCAGGCGAGTTGGCACGCCTGCGTACCCAGTGGCTGGACAGCCTGCCGTGA